The region TACTCCAATGTGTTTTCCGGGTTGATCGACGCGCGCGGCAACCTGATGAACAACAGCATGAACAACCTGCTGCGCAAGCTGACGTTGATCAACGTGGTGTTCCTGCCGCTTAACCTGATTGCCAGTGTGGGCGGCATGTCGGAGTTCAGCATGATGACGGCGGGTACACCGTGGTGGGTGTCGTACCCGCTGTTGATGGTGGCGATGGGCGTTGGGGCGGGGTTGATGGTGGTGGGGCTCAAGCGCATCGCGGGTGGCGCAAATGTGGTGTGAGCACTGAACACCTGTGGGCGCTGGCTTGCCTGCGATGGCCATAGGTGTCTACGCAACTCTTTGTGTTGCTTTAAGCCTGTGAGGGGTTAGGGAGATTGAGTACATGTCCGTTGCTGCGGTAACGGCGGCTTAGGGTTCCGCCCTTACGGCGGGTCACTTTTTTACAAAGCGCCTAAAAAAGTAACCAAAAAACGCTTTGCCCCACCACTCGGTGCCTCGCCCAGGCTCGGCATGCCCTCACTCCGGCTTGAATCCGTGGGCCGCCGCCATGGGCCATCCTTGGCCCATCGCGGCTAACCCGGCGTCCTGCCGGGTTACCCACGGATTCAAGCCTGCGTTCGGCCAGCGTGGTTAACGGGGCCTGTCAGATCAAGATCAACAGCAGATCAAAAGCAGAGCACGGCGGCCTGGTAGCCGACCTGAGTGGTTGAAGCAAAAGCAGATCAATAGCTGGGCAGAGCGACACTACTGCTACCTGATGTAATGAGATCCACTGTGGGAGCGGGATTGCTCGCGAAAGCGGTGTGTCAGTCAACTTATTTGTAACTGACACACCGCTTTCGCGAGCAAGTCGAATCGTCGCACCGCCGCTCCCACAGTTGATTGAGTTCAGTTTCCAAGATCAGGTCGGCTGTCAGGCCGCCTCGGTTTTGCTTTTGATCTAACCACTCAGGTCGGCTACTAGGCCGCCGTGCTTTGCTTTTGATTTTGATCTGCTGTTGATTTTGATATTAGGCGCCCCGTTAACCACGCTGGCCGAACGCAGGCTTTGGAGCGTGGGTAACCCGGCAGGACGCCGGGTTAGCCGCGATGGGCCAAGGATGGCCCATGGCGGCGGCCCACGGTCCAAAGCCTGCGTGAGGGCACACCGAGCCTAGGCGAGGTGCCGAGTGGTGGGGCAAGAGCCCTTTGGTGGACTTGCTCCCTCAAAACGTACGCCATAAAGCGAGCGTTATGCAGTCTGCTTCAGTTGCTTTGCGTAGTCATTAGGTGAGCTGTATCCCAGCGCCGAGTGCAGCCGTGTCGGGTTGTAAAAACCATGGATGTAGCTCGCGATAGATGCGTGAGCCTGTGCTTTGCTGGGATACACACCGGTGGCTTCCTCCTTTTTAAGTGTGGCAAAAAAGCTCTCTGCTACGGCGTTATCCCAGCAGTTACCCTTGCGACTCATGCTTTGTACGAAGCCTCTTTCCATGATCATGCTGCGAAAACCGCTGCCTGTGTACTGGGCGGATTCAACCGGTCGTCGCAACACTGGATTGTTGTACAGACTTTAAATACTCATTCAGTGCTTCGGCAGGTGTTTTCCAGCCTAGTGTTTTTCGAGGTCTAGTATTGAGTACGTGAGCTACCGCCTGTATTTCTTGGGCACTCCAACGAGAGAGGTCAGTCCCTTTCGGGAAGTATTGCCGTAGAAGGCCGTTCGTATTTTCGTTTGTGCCGCGCTGCCATGGACTATGTGGATCAGCAAAGAAAACCTTTACTCCGGACTCGATGGTAAACCGAGCGTGATCCGACAACTCCTTTCCACGATCCCAGGTCAAGGATCGCCACAGCTCGATGGGAAGATCAGTCACCGTCTTCTTCAATGCGTTGGCCATACTAACAGCCCCATAGCCAGCCAGCGCCGGGCCGTTCTTCGTGCGGGGGATTAGCCCATAACCTTTCTCGCGAGGCAGATGGACGAGCATGGTAAATCGAGTTGAGCGCTCGACCAGAGTTCCAATCGCAGAACGGTTCAGACCGATGATCAGGTCGCCCTCCCAATGCCCGGGTACAGCCCGATCTTCTACCTCAGCAGGACGACTGGAGATCATCACGTCCTCGCTGACGTGTGCCCACACTTTGGCCTGCGATCGGGCTCTCGGTACGCGTAACGCTCGTCCTGAGCGCAGGCAACTCACCAGTTCGCGCTTGAGAGCTCCTCGACCCTGAATGTAGAGCGCCTGATATATGGCTTCATGAGAGATGCGCATGGATTCATCATCCGGAAAATCGATCTGGAGCCGGTTGGCAATTTGTTCAGGCGACCAGCCATTGACCCATTTACGGTCACTGCGATGCGGTTTATTTCGGCCTTTGAAGGGTGCTTGCCGAGGCCCAGAAATCTCACGACCATCGGCGTCTTGAACCTTGCCCTCAAGGCGGTCGCGTACGTACTGGTGCAGTCGCGGGTTAGTGACCAGTTTTGCTGGTTTCGGCCTCTTGGCCACCAGTTCTGCCTTCCATTGCGCTACTGACGCTCGATATTCAAGCCGACCGCAACGGGTAGCAGCATTTCGTGTCAGCTCCCGTGAAATTGTCGATGGGCTTCGTCCAAGGCGACGAGCGATCTCACGAACGCCAACACTTTGCGCTCGAAGCAGCCCAATCTCTTCTCTCTCTGCAAACGATAAGTATCGTCCTGATATGTGATTCGACATGAATAATGGCATCCCGCCTCGATGACGGAACCAGCGTGTACCTACCGCGGTTGATACGCCAACGGCATGTGCTGCCTTTTCGCTTGTGATGCCTGTTGCAATCTGCAGCCAAAATAGCCGTTCGATCTCATTACGAAGTGAGGGTGCACCTGGAGAACGCATCGCTCCCCGGCCCGTCAATTTTTGCATCCATCCTGCAGGTCGTCCCATAAACACCTCGATCAAGGTGTTGCGACGACCGGTTGAATCCGCCCTGCCGGCCTCGATCGGAGTGAAAAATCACACCTTGATCAACCGGCGTTTTCGTCCAGGCATTCAGGAATGCCTGCTGTACCAAACCCTCAGGCATACGCTCCGATAGGCTATAACCGAGTACCTGACGCGTCTGGATGCTGAGCACCACAGCCAAGTACAACCACCCCTGACGCGTCGAAATATAGGTGATATCTCCCACCCATGCGGGTGTTGGGCTTGTCACAGAAAAGCGTCTTTTCAATACGTTGTCAGAAATTGGTTGGATATACCGGTTATCCGTCGAGTGTTTGAACCGAGCCTTGATCTTCCCTCGCAACATTTCTTCTCGCATCAGCCGGGCTACTCGCTTGTGACCAATCGCATATGACCGGCTATGAAGCGCCTTAACCATGCGTGGACGCCCATAAGTGCCGCGACTGGCATGATGAATCGCACGAATTTCCAGGCGAATCACCGCATCTGGATCAGGGCGCTCCTGGCGCTTCAAATAGCCGTGAAAGCCCGACACCGAGACCTCCATCACTCGACATAACAGCCTGACCGGAAAGTGAGTCCGTTCACGGGCGACAAAGGCGTATCTCAGTTGGACTCTCTGGCAAAGAACGCCGTCGCTTTTTTTAGGATTTCTCGCTCCATTTTGAGCGTGGCATTTTCAGCTCGAAGCCGGGCCAGTTCGCTTTCCAAGTCAGAGACCGGGTGCCGAGCGGGAGAACTGAGAGGACGCCCGTTGCGTGCGGCGTCCAGCCAATTCCCTAGGGTTTTGACCGAGATATCCAACTGTCGCGCAGCTTCTCCTCGACCAATGCTTTCAGCAAGTGTCACTGCTTGGGCTTTGAAGTCGTCGGTGTAACTGCGGCGGGTTTGCTGTGACATAGGTGCCTCCAAGGTTGCGATTAAAATATCGCTTCTTGGCGTCCGCTGCGAGGGAGCAAGTCCACCAAAAGGGCTCTTGCCCCACCACTCGGCACCTCGCTTAGGCTCGGTGTGCCCTCACGCAGGCTTTGGACCGTGGGCCGCCGCCATGGGCCATCCTTGGCCCATCGCGGCTAACCCGGCGTCCTGCCGGGTTACCCACGGATTCAAGCCTGCGTTCGGCCAGCGTGGTTAACGGGGCCTGTCAGATCAAGATCAACAGCAGATCAAAAGCAGAGCACGGCGGCCTGGTAGCCGACCTGAGTGGTTGAAGCAAAAGCAGATCAATAGCTGGGCAGAGCGACACTACTGCTACCTGATGTAATGAGATCCACTGTGGGAGCGGGCTTGCTCGCGAAAGCGGTGTGTCAGTCAACTTATTTGTAACTGACACACCGCTTTCGCGAGCAAGCCCGCTCCCACAGTTGATTGAGTTCAGTTTCCAAGATCAGGTCGGCTGTCAGGCCGCCTCGGTTTTGCTTTTGATCTAACCACTCAGGTCGGCTACCAGGCCGCCGTGCTTTGCTTTTGATTTTGATCTGCTGTTGATTTTGATCTTAGGCGCCCCGTTAACCACGCTGGCCGAACGCAGGCTTTGGAGCGTGGGTAACCCGGCAGGACGCCGGGTTAGCCGCGATGGGCCAAGGATGGCCCATGGCGGCGGCCCACGGTCCAAAGCCTGCGTGAGGGCACACCGAGCCTAGGCGAGGTGCCGAGTGGTGGGGCAAGAGCCCTTTGGTTACTTTGGGGCTTTTCCAAAGTGACCCGCCGTAAGGGCGGAACCCATATCAGCCGTTACCCAAACAACGGATATGCACTCAGCGCCCCCCGACAACCACAGCACTCAACCCGTAAAAAAGATAGGTAGATACCTAGGCTGCGATGGCATCACCGCAGAACGTCTGAAACACCGCGCCGCCTGTATCGCAGGCAAGCCAGCTCTCACACGTGTGTGCCGTTCAGACGGCTGGCTGCAGGGTCAGTATTTCGAATCCCGAGGCTGTCACCGCGACCGTGTGTTCCCACTGCGCTGAGAGACTGTTGTCCTTGGTCACCACTGTCCAGCCGTCTTTGAGGCTGCGCACTTTGGCGCTGCCCTGGTTGAGCATGGGCTCAATGGTAAAGACCATGCCTTCGCGCAGTTCGAGCCCGGTGCCAGGCCGACCGAAGTGCAGGATCTGCGGTTCTTCGTGCATTTCACGGCCGATACCATGGCCGCAATATTCACGCACGACGCTGTAGCCGTTGGCCTGCGCATGGCTCTGGATCGCATGGCCGATATCTCCCAGGCGCGCGCCGGGCCGAACCTGGCGAATGCCGGCCCACATCGCCTCGAAGGTCTTTTCCACCAGCCGCTGCGCTTTGGGCGCCACGTTGCCGATCATGTACATCTTGCTGGAGTCGGCGATAAAGCCGCCTTTTTCCAGGGTA is a window of Pseudomonas antarctica DNA encoding:
- a CDS encoding IS3 family transposase; its protein translation is MRYAFVARERTHFPVRLLCRVMEVSVSGFHGYLKRQERPDPDAVIRLEIRAIHHASRGTYGRPRMVKALHSRSYAIGHKRVARLMREEMLRGKIKARFKHSTDNRYIQPISDNVLKRRFSVTSPTPAWVGDITYISTRQGWLYLAVVLSIQTRQVLGYSLSERMPEGLVQQAFLNAWTKTPVDQGVIFHSDRGRQGGFNRSSQHLDRGVYGTTCRMDAKIDGPGSDAFSRCTLTS
- a CDS encoding integrase core domain-containing protein, which encodes MIMERGFVQSMSRKGNCWDNAVAESFFATLKKEEATGVYPSKAQAHASIASYIHGFYNPTRLHSALGYSSPNDYAKQLKQTA
- a CDS encoding IS30 family transposase; protein product: MQKLTGRGAMRSPGAPSLRNEIERLFWLQIATGITSEKAAHAVGVSTAVGTRWFRHRGGMPLFMSNHISGRYLSFAEREEIGLLRAQSVGVREIARRLGRSPSTISRELTRNAATRCGRLEYRASVAQWKAELVAKRPKPAKLVTNPRLHQYVRDRLEGKVQDADGREISGPRQAPFKGRNKPHRSDRKWVNGWSPEQIANRLQIDFPDDESMRISHEAIYQALYIQGRGALKRELVSCLRSGRALRVPRARSQAKVWAHVSEDVMISSRPAEVEDRAVPGHWEGDLIIGLNRSAIGTLVERSTRFTMLVHLPREKGYGLIPRTKNGPALAGYGAVSMANALKKTVTDLPIELWRSLTWDRGKELSDHARFTIESGVKVFFADPHSPWQRGTNENTNGLLRQYFPKGTDLSRWSAQEIQAVAHVLNTRPRKTLGWKTPAEALNEYLKSVQQSSVATTG
- a CDS encoding transposase, which produces MSQQTRRSYTDDFKAQAVTLAESIGRGEAARQLDISVKTLGNWLDAARNGRPLSSPARHPVSDLESELARLRAENATLKMEREILKKATAFFARESN
- the map gene encoding type I methionyl aminopeptidase, which codes for MIKTAAQLAVMRESGRLLAQVFTMLDGFVAAGRSTLELDSAVEAFIRNDLNARPASLGQYDYPFCINTSINEVVCHGMPSAKEILKDGDIINIDITLEKGGFIADSSKMYMIGNVAPKAQRLVEKTFEAMWAGIRQVRPGARLGDIGHAIQSHAQANGYSVVREYCGHGIGREMHEEPQILHFGRPGTGLELREGMVFTIEPMLNQGSAKVRSLKDGWTVVTKDNSLSAQWEHTVAVTASGFEILTLQPAV